One genomic segment of Cryptococcus neoformans var. neoformans JEC21 chromosome 8 sequence includes these proteins:
- a CDS encoding cysteine synthase, putative, with translation MGVSDYFIAFSAKFWERLRFPSKFTRDLVWGIILGITVSLSSTSAALILQEWRRKRAVQRIPPRPIELRSDEIVPGVTGLIGNTPLIRINSLSDALGVEILGKAEFLNPGGSVKDRVALQIIEDAEAQGLLYPNTGSVLFEGTVGSTGISLATVGKAKGYESCIIMPDDVAIEKVQILEKLGARVERVRPASIVDQKQFVNLARKRALEFGKSELTNIPGHGEEIAVSTAAEPSEINHHHLFPSAFEHKPRGFFADQFENDSNFMAHYKGTGPEILRQTSGHLDGFVSGAGTGGTIAGTGCFLKKALPDLKIVLSDPEGSGLFNKVRFNVMFDPKESEGKKRRHQVDTVVEGIGINRITYNFSLGLPVIDDAYRVSDEEAVAMSRYLVQHDGLFLGSSSACNLIACIRLAKTMSRGSRIATILCDSGSRHQSKFWSDDYLRANNIAIDPSIVDRLLES, from the exons ATGGGAGTATCAGACTACTTCATAGCATTCTCAGCCAAGTTCTGGGAACGGCTACGTTTTCCTTCAAAATTCACCCGCGATCTCGTATGGGGCATAATTCTCGGCATCACCGTATcactctcctccacttctgCGGCTTTGATATTACAggaatggagaagaaaaagagcTGTACAAAGGATTCCGCCTAGGCCTATCGAGCTGAGGAGCGATGAGATCGTACCCGGAGTGACAGGTCTGATAG GCAACACACCACTAATACGTATAAATTCGTTGAGTGATGCCTTGGGGGTAGAGATCCTG GGTAAAGCTGAG TTCCTCAACCCCGGAGGTTCAGTAAAAGACCGAGTAGCTTTACAAA TTATAGAAGATGCTGAGGCTCAGGGCCTTCTGTATCCCAATACCGGATCAGTGCTCTTTGAAGGCACAGTAGGAAGTACAGGAATCTCATTGGCAACGGTGGGAAAGGCTAA GGGCTACGAGAGCTGCATTATCATGCCTGATGATGTTGCGATCGAAAAGGTGCAGATCTTGGAAAAGCTCGGGGCAAGAGTAGAGCGCGTCAGGCCTGCAAGTATTGTGGATCAGAAACAA TTTGTA AATCTTGCGCGCAAGAGGGCTTTGGAATTTGGCAAATCGGAACTTACCAATATCCCTGGGcatggagaagagattgcCGTTTCAACAGCAGCTGAGCCATCAGAaatcaatcatcatcatctttttccttccgcCTTTGAACACAAACCTCGCGGTTTCTTTGCCGACCAGTTTGAAAACGACAGTAATTTCATGGCACATTACAAAGGGACTGGCCCAGAGATACTGCGGCAGACGAGCGGACATTTGGATGGTTTCGTGAGCGGAGCCG GCACTGGAGGCACCATCGCAGGAACTGGATGTTTCTTAAAGAAGGCTTTGCCCGACCTCAAAATTGTCCTTTCTGATCCTGAAGGTTCCGGATTGTTCAACAAAGTCCGATTTAATGTTATGTTCGACCCCAAAGAAAGCGAGGGAAAGAAACGACGACATCAGGTGGACACCGTGGTGGAAGGTATAG GCATCAATCGA ATAACTTATAACTTTTCTTTGGGATTACCGGTAATCGATGACGCCTACAG AGTATCAGACGAAGAGGCTGTGGCGATGTCTCGATATCTTGTCCAACATGACGGCCTTTTCCTCGGCTCCTCCAGTGCTTGTAACCTAATTGCATGTATTCGACTGGCCAAAACTATGAGTCGTGGGTCCCGAATAGCTACAATCTT GTGTGACTCTGGGTCAAGACATCAAAGCAAGTTTTGGTCAGATGACTACTTACGAGCAAACAACATCGCTATCGATCCTTCCATTGTTGATCGTTTATTGGAATCATaa
- a CDS encoding chromosome organization and biogenesis -related protein, putative codes for MSLHEGNRRRDALEALKHRKSTQSRPPVSRSPSVEYIQDSDVLVPPSSSPAPTPQQSKYFASKLTQKNGALDSMKDTLDKRTNARKDEKYPSLNGSPSDVLRAIHRHSPQPLRRPKPRYVDPDEEESPVKPTPATPSMISSVRQPSLVHAAQSARDDQEEKMIQRLASQFPNVERSTISSLLRKYPGNPDRAINQIHYANQMKAEQESYTSARSTTSKRSSPLPVPVSPAASNSKSKKKNENSTIYANRKRHRRSNDSEEEFSGSESEDDFSDGDDGRKRRKGEDDEPDAEGAALKAFNEDSVETLTGTIACRPEQAAIIIKHRPYEDVDDVRAKLTKARGVSFKLFEQYTEIMEGFVQIDACLNRCEAIASDVAKTLAVWKGASHAQDGSVVGTPRSDGLNDVKVDVAKVSELLKNETDVKKRKILKQYIQTQPSTLSEGTVLKDYQLLGVNWLNLLYSKRIGCILADEMGLGKTIQVIAFIAALKERGIIGPHLIFVPASTLENWTREFRRFAPDIDVQTYYGSQAERAGLRSDLKAQFRRGELEVVLASYTQMTSADDLSFFRKKIDFETCVYDEGHRLKSCTTKAYTDLLSIKPKWRLLLTGTPLQNNLQELLSLLMFIHKDTFTDAEPYLRAIFKSQGSASLLSHTRTTRARTMLTPFVLRRRKAQVLSLPPKIEIVEHCEMTKVQSKLYSETMQKSKKILSELTEEALEEVAGEDGSVATGKKPEADKKSVKGKKASGVTTSGSNILMDLRKAASHPLLFRRLYTDAKIRQIAKACLNTPSYCDCNLDYVIEDLEYMSDYEISNFCTSSVEEELHKYALDPEVFLEGGKVMAMVKHIERCKAEGKRMLLFSQFVMILDILEGALNHLGIRYTRLDGQTKTDERQGLVDEFNDDTDITVFLLSTKAGGVGINLTAASVVVIYDQDFNPHNDRQAADRAYRIGQERKVEVIKLITKNSIDEDMLEIGLTKLQLDDMVGGEEITLDGTDGAGADDKTAKETRKSLLTQLRTKFVESES; via the exons ATGTCTCTTCACGAAGGTAATCGCCGGCGC GATGCATTAGAAGCCTTAAAGCACAGGAAATCAACTCAATCTCGCCCTCCGGTTTCCCGGTCTCCGAGCGTCGAATACATACAAGATTCTGATGTGCTGGtgcctccctcctcttcgcctgCCCCAACGCCTCAACAATCTAAATACTTTGCCTCGAAACTTACTCAGAAGAATGGGGCATTGGATTCAATGAAGGATACGTTGGACAAGCGTACCAATGCCAGGAAGGACGAGAAGTATCCATCGTTGAATGGCAGCCCCAGTGATGTGCTCAGAGCCATCCACAGGCATTCTCCACAACCTCTTCGTCGCCCTAAACCGCGTTATGTAGACccagacgaagaagaatccCCAGTCAAACCAACTCCTGCTACGCCCAGTATGATCTCAAGTGTCCGCCAACCTAGTTTAGTCCACGCCGCCCAATCAGCCCGTGACGatcaagaggaaaagatgatCCAAAGGCTAGCTAGCCAATTTCCTAACGTTGAGCGATCAACAATCTCTTCGCTACTTCGAAAATATCCTGGTAATCCGGACAGGGCGATCAATCAGATTCACTATGCCAATCAGATGAAGGCTGAACAAGAATCCTACACCTCAGCAAGAAGTACAACTTCAAAGAGATCCAGTCCCCTACCCGTCCCCGTTAGTCCGGCTGCTTCCAACTCGaaatcaaagaagaagaatgagaatTCAACGATTTACGCAAACCGCAAGCGTCATAGAAGGAGCAACGattcagaggaagaattTTCTGGAAGCGAAAGCGAAGACGATTTCTCCGATGGCGACGATGGAAGGAAACGACGAAAAGGGGAGGACGATGAGCCTGATGCAGAGGGTGCGGCCCTGAAGGCATTCAATGAGGACAGTGTGGAAACTCTCACTGGTACAATCG CCTGTCGTCCTGAACAAGCTgcaatcatcatcaagcatCGTCCATATGAAGATGTCGACGATGTTCGTGCAAAGCTCACCAAGGCGCGAGGCGTTTCATTCAAGTTGTTTGAGCAATACACCGAAATCATGGAAGGTTTCGTTCAGATCGACGCTTGCTTAAACAGATGTGAAGCTATTGCTTCAGATGTTGCCAAAACGTTAGCGGTATGGAAAGGCGCGTCACACGCTCAGGATGGAAGCGTGGTGGGGACACCCAGATCAGATGGGCTGAACGATGTCAAAGTGGACGTTGCCAAGGTCTCGGAGCTTTTGAAGAATGAGACGGAtgtgaaaaagaggaaaattCTAAAACAATACATCCAGACCCAACCTTCAACATTGAGTGAGGGAACGGTTTTGAAAGACTATCAATTACTGGGCGTGAATTGGTTGAACCTCTTGTACTCGAAGAGGATTGGCTGTATCCTTGCGGATGAGATGG GCTTAGGCAAGACCATCCAGGTCATCGCGTTTATTGCCGCTCTCAAGGAGCGAGGCATCATTGGCCCACATCTGATCTTTGTTCCCGCCTCCACTCTCGAAAACTGGACTCGAGAATTCAGGCGTTTCGCTCCCGACATTGATGTTCAGACCTATTATGGTTCACAAGCAGAACGCGCCGGACTGCGGAGTGACCTGAAAGCTCAATTCAGACGAGGTGAACTGGAAGTAGTATTGGCTTCATATACTCAAATGACATCTGCGGATGATCTAAGTTTCTttaggaagaagattgattTTGAG ACCTGTGTTTATGACGAGGGTCATCGACTTAAGAGTTGTACTACCAAGGCTTACACCGACCTGCTTTCTATCAAACCAAAATGGCGTTTGCTCCTCACCGGTACCCCTTTACAGAACAACTTACAAGAACTACTT TCTCTCCTTATGTTTATTCACAAAGACACTTTCACAGACGCCGAACCCTATCTTCGAGCCATCTTCAAATCACAAGGGTCTGCAAGTCTTCTATCTCATACCCGAACCACCCGCGCTCGTACAATGCTCACTCCTTTCGTACTTCGTCGACGCAAAGCTCAAGTCCTATCTCTCCCTCCAAAGATTGAAATCGTGGAGCACTGTGAGATGACCAAAGTGCAGTCCAAACTCTACAGCGAAACTATGcagaagtcaaagaagatCTTGAGCGAGTTGACTGAGGAAGCGCTGGAGGAAGTCGCAGGCGAAGATGGATCCGTTGCTACGGGCAAGAAGCCAGAAGCGGATAAGAAGTCTGtcaaaggaaagaaggcatcAGGTGTGACCACTAGCGGTTCAAACATTCTCATGGATCTTAGAAAAGCTGCCAgtcatcctcttctgttCCGACGGCTATACACGGATGCCAAAATCAGGCAAATAGCCAAAGCATGTCTGAATACGCCATCGTACTGCGATTGTAATCTTGACTATGTTATCGAAGACTTGGAG TATATGAGTGACTATGAGATTTCAAACTTTTGTACCTCATCtgtggaagaa GAACTCCATAAATACGCTCTCGATCCCGAGGTGTTTTTGGAGGGAGGCAAGGTTATGGCAATGGTTAAACATATCGAAAGATGTAAAGCCGAGGGCAAGCGAATGCTACTTTTCTCCCAA TTTGTCATGATCCTTGATATTTTGGAGGGCGCCTTGAATCACCTTGGAATTCGATATACCAGGTTGGATGGGCAAACCAAGACGGATGAGAGACAGGGTCTGGTGGATGAGTTTAATGACGATACCGACATAACTGTGTTCTTGTTGTCTACCAAGGCAGGTGGTGTTGG TATCAATCTCACTGCTGCATCCGTGGTTGTCATCTACGACCAGGATTTCAACCCTCATAACGACCGACAGGCTGCTGATCGCGCTTACCGGATAGGGCAAGAAcggaaggtggaggtgatcAAGTTAATTACCAAGAATTCTATTGAT GAGGACATGCTGGAGATTGGTCTCACAAAGCTGCAACTGGACGATATGGTCGGAGGGGAGGAGATTACACTTGATGGTACGGATGGTGCGGGTGCCGATGATAAGACTGCAAAAGAAACGAGGAAATCCTTGTTGACGCAATTAAGGACCAAGTTTGTCGAATCGGAATCATGA